A single genomic interval of Polyangium spumosum harbors:
- a CDS encoding zinc-dependent alcohol dehydrogenase encodes MLALTYHGPKRVFVEENPEPRIEHPNDVVLRVTRATICGSDLHLYNGYVPDTRVGTIFGHEFTGVVEEVGPSVASLARGDRVVVPFNIACGACFFCQRERTSICENTNPLTKVVGGVFGYSHTTGGYQGGQAELVRVPFADVGPMKIPDDLSDEDVLFLSDILPTGYQAAEMGDITPEDTVAVFGCGPVGLFAQRCAWLMGAKRVIAIDSIDYRLAFAQKYNRVEIVDFKEHPDVVSRLLEMTDGRGPDVCIEAVGLEAKGSLLHGVLGKMLRVQAGSPIALNWSIQAARRGGRVSIIGVYGPPWNLVDMGSAMNKGLTIKAGQCDVKRYMPRLVEHIREGRIDPKALITHHVPLEETAEMYRIFNARADGVLKVALIPPGAK; translated from the coding sequence ATGCTGGCACTCACGTACCACGGGCCGAAGCGGGTCTTCGTCGAGGAAAATCCCGAGCCGCGGATCGAGCATCCGAACGACGTCGTCCTGCGGGTGACGCGGGCGACGATCTGCGGGTCCGACCTGCACCTGTACAATGGTTACGTGCCCGATACGCGCGTCGGCACGATCTTCGGCCACGAGTTCACCGGCGTCGTCGAGGAGGTCGGGCCCTCGGTCGCGAGCCTCGCGCGCGGCGACCGCGTGGTCGTGCCCTTCAACATCGCCTGCGGCGCGTGTTTTTTCTGTCAGCGCGAGCGGACCTCGATCTGCGAAAACACGAACCCGCTCACGAAGGTCGTCGGCGGCGTGTTCGGGTATTCGCATACGACCGGCGGTTACCAGGGCGGACAGGCGGAGCTCGTACGGGTCCCCTTCGCCGACGTGGGGCCGATGAAGATCCCGGACGACCTCTCCGACGAGGACGTGCTGTTTCTCTCCGATATCCTCCCCACCGGATACCAGGCCGCGGAGATGGGCGACATCACGCCCGAAGACACGGTGGCCGTCTTCGGCTGCGGGCCCGTCGGGCTCTTCGCCCAAAGGTGCGCCTGGCTCATGGGCGCGAAGAGGGTCATCGCCATCGATTCCATCGATTACCGCCTCGCGTTCGCCCAGAAATACAACCGGGTCGAGATCGTCGATTTCAAGGAGCACCCCGACGTCGTCTCGCGCCTGCTCGAGATGACCGACGGGCGTGGTCCGGACGTATGCATCGAGGCGGTCGGCCTCGAAGCAAAAGGGTCGCTCCTGCACGGCGTCCTCGGCAAGATGCTCCGCGTCCAGGCCGGCTCGCCCATCGCGCTCAACTGGTCGATCCAGGCGGCGCGGCGCGGCGGGAGGGTCTCGATCATCGGCGTCTACGGCCCGCCGTGGAACCTCGTGGACATGGGCTCGGCGATGAACAAGGGCCTGACGATCAAGGCCGGGCAATGCGACGTCAAGCGCTACATGCCCCGCCTCGTCGAGCACATCCGAGAGGGGCGCATCGACCCGAAGGCGCTCATCACCCATCACGTGCCGCTCGAGGAGACCGCCGAGATGTATCGCATCTTCAATGCCCGCGCGGACGGGGTCCTCAAGGTGGCGCTGATTCCACCCGGGGCCAAGTGA
- a CDS encoding recombinase family protein: protein MKGLQSWDDGSPPPARWWAFYVRVTSEESMKRDLSIPNQCARSREIARLRGWQDYRIYVEPRKVSAELWTEKRPALKELLDDIAAGRIQGVCARHTDRQWRNNEIQARILSALRAHGVQLWDFSNQFDYKSAHGRFSLQVLGAASELEVGLAAERIREMKRGKALKGKVGGGPAPFGYTSQARRIKDLEAAGLSRDEAYRKACLDYPVGKCWYVDAKEAEIVRLIFELYTSHEYRYGCKRIALYLNHRGYVSRTGIPFRAVFVLKILDNPVYAGFTTFDEAAYADRVPSQLPRSKQTLYQGEHEALITHDIWNKAQQIRAMESRSKRVREGRPSGEVFSLTGILRCPECGSPMIGKAASRNRYYICHQRHASGAGVCAFPLVRATDLQQTVWTWVHELLSSPALVLPSLAELNRKLEAEQPEARRALDAAKRQRDKLKATLAKYFRTFEASTDIEPDRAFVERVRELRAELQTVETEIGTLEPQVTRATPKLGVAQVQQYLAKLRERMSGRAELQRALFQDLKREHDFQVCMVSPTELTLSLALPLREMAMEKDPAVQVGQRVVTVLRNKGRQEGSRGHGSTELRVSERVRPQVHPARTQGRAQGRARGRAPRGPARAARAPVRAPLAPEPEPRGARAPGHEGTR, encoded by the coding sequence GTGAAGGGGTTACAATCGTGGGACGATGGCTCTCCGCCGCCGGCACGCTGGTGGGCCTTCTACGTGCGCGTCACGAGCGAGGAGAGCATGAAGAGGGATCTCTCGATCCCGAACCAGTGCGCCCGCTCTCGCGAGATCGCACGCCTACGCGGCTGGCAGGACTACCGTATCTACGTCGAGCCCCGGAAGGTCTCGGCCGAGCTCTGGACCGAAAAGCGGCCTGCGCTGAAGGAACTCCTCGACGACATCGCGGCTGGGCGGATCCAGGGGGTTTGCGCGCGCCACACCGACCGCCAGTGGAGGAACAACGAAATCCAGGCACGGATCCTGAGCGCGCTCCGAGCCCATGGAGTCCAGCTCTGGGACTTCAGCAACCAGTTCGACTACAAGAGCGCACACGGGCGGTTCTCCCTGCAGGTGTTAGGTGCTGCTTCGGAGCTCGAGGTCGGGCTGGCGGCAGAGCGGATCCGCGAGATGAAGCGGGGCAAGGCCCTGAAGGGCAAGGTGGGCGGCGGTCCCGCGCCCTTCGGGTACACGTCGCAGGCGCGTCGCATCAAGGACCTGGAAGCAGCGGGGCTGAGTCGCGACGAAGCCTACCGGAAGGCGTGCCTCGACTATCCGGTCGGCAAGTGCTGGTATGTCGATGCGAAGGAAGCGGAGATCGTTCGTCTCATCTTCGAGCTCTACACGTCGCACGAGTATCGCTATGGCTGCAAGCGTATCGCCCTGTACCTGAACCACCGCGGGTACGTCAGTCGTACGGGGATACCCTTTCGCGCGGTCTTCGTCCTCAAGATCCTCGACAACCCGGTCTATGCCGGCTTCACCACATTCGACGAAGCCGCGTACGCGGACCGCGTGCCCTCGCAGCTGCCACGCAGCAAGCAGACCCTATACCAGGGAGAGCACGAGGCTCTCATTACGCACGACATCTGGAACAAGGCGCAGCAGATTCGGGCGATGGAGAGCAGGAGTAAGCGGGTCCGCGAAGGGCGGCCAAGTGGCGAAGTTTTTTCGCTCACTGGTATCCTCCGCTGTCCGGAGTGCGGCAGTCCGATGATCGGGAAGGCCGCCAGCCGCAATCGCTACTACATTTGCCACCAGCGACATGCGAGCGGCGCGGGGGTCTGTGCGTTCCCCCTGGTGCGAGCCACGGACTTGCAGCAGACCGTGTGGACGTGGGTGCACGAGTTGCTCTCGTCCCCCGCGCTCGTGTTGCCATCTCTCGCGGAGTTGAACCGGAAGCTCGAGGCGGAACAACCCGAGGCGCGGCGGGCGCTCGATGCAGCGAAGCGGCAGCGCGACAAGCTCAAGGCCACGCTCGCGAAGTACTTCCGCACGTTCGAGGCATCAACGGACATCGAGCCCGATCGCGCGTTCGTCGAGCGTGTGCGTGAGCTCCGCGCGGAGCTTCAGACCGTCGAGACGGAGATCGGGACGCTCGAGCCGCAAGTCACGCGGGCGACGCCGAAGCTCGGCGTCGCGCAGGTGCAGCAGTACCTGGCGAAGCTGCGCGAGCGCATGAGTGGACGGGCGGAGCTTCAGCGTGCGCTCTTTCAAGACCTCAAGAGGGAGCACGACTTCCAGGTCTGCATGGTCTCTCCAACAGAGCTCACCCTCTCGCTCGCGCTCCCGCTCCGTGAGATGGCGATGGAAAAAGACCCGGCAGTCCAAGTTGGCCAGCGGGTGGTCACCGTACTGAGAAACAAGGGCAGGCAAGAGGGGTCAAGGGGCCATGGCTCTACCGAACTACGAGTATCAGAGCGAGTTCGTCCACAAGTACATCCTGCAAGGACGCAAGGAAGGGCGCAAGGAAGGGCGCGAGGAAGGGCGCCTCGAGGGCCAGCTCGGGCCGCTCGTGCACCTGTTCGAGCGCCGCTTGCGCCGGAGCCTGAGCCCCGAGGAGCGCGCGCTCCTGGCCACGAGGGTACGCGATGA
- a CDS encoding YecA family protein, with translation MAKIGRNEPCPCGSGRKYKKCCLATAAGAYTTADRLSTLERLLDWVDEDELEGSRERFWGDLLPLRDKYPNPILRDMAECVFQWWLFFDARNGAGVTLAEHLLAHARDLRAGERSYLEMGRASAMLLYDIIAVEPGESVTVRNVLDGGETRVRERSASRAVRPWDLVAARVFARGASGFPEFDGGILPLPSHLRSWLIMGLEKARAELDGADFRTSLAPFFFEVWFNPKKPTLVNHDGDRLLFTTTYFDVLDEAKLAAALDHASELHRDDDAECWRWVGSGGQQAGEVVIASMRIEGARLEIQTNSRERGERARTLVEGLAGEAVRYRVTKHEDVERGMSEASPRHGRASAAQSEALDGPAREALALFYREHYERWVDEPIPMLDGQTPRAAAKVEALRPRVARMIEDLEVMYERAVAEGTVGYDPEWMWAALGLEDLARGREGRNI, from the coding sequence ATGGCGAAGATCGGACGCAACGAACCCTGTCCCTGTGGAAGTGGACGCAAGTACAAGAAGTGCTGCCTCGCGACCGCCGCCGGGGCGTATACGACGGCAGATCGTCTATCCACGCTCGAGCGGTTGCTCGACTGGGTTGATGAAGACGAGCTGGAGGGGTCGCGGGAGAGGTTCTGGGGCGACCTCCTGCCCCTGCGCGACAAGTACCCAAATCCCATCCTGCGCGACATGGCGGAATGTGTTTTCCAGTGGTGGCTCTTCTTCGACGCGCGGAATGGCGCGGGGGTCACGCTGGCCGAACACCTCCTCGCCCATGCTCGTGACCTCCGCGCGGGCGAACGTAGCTACCTCGAGATGGGCCGCGCGAGCGCCATGCTGCTTTATGACATCATCGCGGTCGAGCCGGGCGAAAGCGTCACCGTTCGCAACGTGCTCGATGGCGGCGAGACCCGTGTCCGCGAGCGGAGCGCCTCGCGTGCGGTGCGCCCATGGGACCTCGTCGCCGCGCGGGTCTTCGCCAGGGGCGCGTCGGGGTTTCCGGAGTTCGATGGCGGCATCTTACCGCTCCCAAGCCACCTCCGGAGCTGGCTGATCATGGGTCTCGAAAAGGCTCGCGCCGAACTCGATGGCGCAGATTTCCGGACGAGCCTCGCCCCCTTCTTCTTCGAGGTCTGGTTCAACCCAAAAAAGCCGACGCTCGTCAACCACGATGGCGACCGTCTCCTCTTCACGACGACATACTTCGACGTGCTCGATGAGGCCAAGCTCGCCGCCGCGCTCGACCATGCGTCGGAGCTTCACCGGGACGACGACGCGGAGTGCTGGAGGTGGGTCGGAAGCGGCGGTCAGCAGGCGGGAGAGGTTGTCATCGCCTCAATGCGCATCGAAGGCGCTCGGCTGGAAATTCAGACCAACTCGCGCGAGCGCGGCGAGCGTGCCCGGACGCTCGTGGAAGGACTTGCGGGCGAGGCGGTGCGATACCGCGTCACGAAGCACGAAGACGTGGAGCGAGGTATGAGCGAAGCTTCACCTCGTCACGGACGCGCATCCGCGGCGCAGTCAGAGGCGCTCGATGGGCCGGCACGCGAAGCGCTCGCGCTGTTTTACCGGGAGCATTACGAAAGGTGGGTCGACGAACCGATTCCCATGCTCGACGGGCAAACGCCTCGGGCGGCGGCGAAGGTCGAGGCGCTGCGACCGCGTGTGGCCAGGATGATCGAGGACCTGGAGGTGATGTACGAGCGGGCGGTGGCGGAGGGAACGGTCGGGTATGATCCGGAGTGGATGTGGGCGGCGCTCGGACTGGAGGATCTCGCGCGAGGGCGCGAAGGAAGGAATATATAA
- a CDS encoding B12-binding domain-containing radical SAM protein, with the protein MTASVPRPRDVLFVLPPDFSAPEAHLVFRFPPLGPAVVAASMASLGLVGRAVDLALDLVKAPLDLDVAPLVAPALVERHLAGERDARIDVVMDGIFERLDEPGRGVDLVAVSIDRGSQVPFVAVLTCEMKRRWGKRIIVGGVAVEHLRALLETSGAIGADIVTNASTPAQIRRAFAALLDLPEHRRGGPLEPNTEIVTLVRGGMRKAPSPADWPAPDFSIYDLDLYRRDIVRAEGATYPAYRGELGASLVLPYFFTFECQFSCAFCQTGGTQEHKPIDQVVRELAELSERWQTREFLFFNAQANLLAAELSRALLAARLDLRWSDSYRVRPSEPGDLELMARAGCAGLTIGVESASARVLKAMVKGHRPEQATEMVLEAHRHEIMVRVNLLSCFPGETRAEFEETRDWIRQNAFAIDDLAPSSFYLTADSPIGRKPERYGVRVRGPRSLEGEGRFRKSPDSLMYDEIGGLTWEERAPMLEESEMMLRSAWLEGRASRGGLGGFSPSSMLGLRRHFETKAEIYSFLSRCRGGAHRLEEEARAPETSAEVIPSILRASLPKLLAPRWADAAMARAFAAAFRAAAPSLAVRLREGDTAHVVLWSDGRFLFFRGAVRRGSDDQVRSFMVEEPLGAPPPEGIAQGSSFEVLTFRLDPRRPRAMP; encoded by the coding sequence TTGACAGCCAGCGTCCCTCGCCCGCGCGACGTGCTCTTCGTGCTTCCGCCGGATTTCTCGGCCCCGGAGGCGCACCTCGTCTTTCGTTTTCCGCCGCTCGGGCCCGCGGTCGTCGCGGCGAGCATGGCCTCGCTCGGGCTCGTGGGGCGCGCGGTCGATCTCGCCCTCGATCTTGTCAAGGCGCCGCTCGACCTCGATGTCGCGCCGCTCGTGGCGCCGGCGCTCGTCGAGCGGCACCTCGCGGGCGAACGCGACGCGCGCATCGACGTCGTGATGGACGGGATCTTCGAGCGCCTCGACGAGCCCGGCCGGGGCGTGGACCTCGTCGCGGTCTCCATCGATCGCGGGAGCCAGGTGCCCTTCGTCGCTGTCCTCACCTGCGAAATGAAGCGCCGCTGGGGAAAGCGGATCATCGTGGGCGGCGTCGCCGTCGAGCACCTCCGCGCCCTCCTCGAGACGAGCGGCGCGATCGGCGCCGATATCGTCACGAATGCCAGCACGCCCGCGCAGATCCGTCGCGCCTTCGCCGCGCTGCTGGACCTCCCGGAGCACCGGCGTGGAGGTCCCCTCGAGCCGAACACGGAGATCGTCACGCTCGTGCGGGGCGGCATGCGAAAGGCCCCGTCCCCCGCGGACTGGCCAGCGCCCGATTTTTCGATCTATGATCTCGACCTTTATCGCCGCGACATCGTTCGCGCCGAAGGGGCCACCTATCCGGCTTATCGCGGCGAGCTCGGCGCGTCGCTCGTCCTGCCGTATTTTTTTACATTCGAATGCCAGTTCTCCTGCGCATTTTGCCAGACGGGCGGCACGCAGGAGCACAAGCCGATCGACCAGGTCGTGCGGGAGCTCGCGGAGCTCTCGGAGCGCTGGCAGACGCGCGAGTTTCTCTTCTTCAACGCGCAGGCGAACTTGCTCGCGGCGGAACTCTCGCGCGCCCTGCTCGCGGCGCGCCTCGATCTGCGCTGGTCCGATTCGTACCGCGTGCGCCCCTCGGAGCCGGGGGATCTCGAGCTCATGGCGCGCGCCGGCTGCGCGGGCCTGACGATCGGCGTGGAGTCGGCCTCGGCGCGGGTGCTGAAGGCGATGGTCAAAGGGCACCGGCCCGAGCAAGCGACGGAGATGGTCCTCGAGGCGCACCGCCATGAGATCATGGTCCGCGTGAACCTGCTCTCCTGCTTTCCCGGCGAGACGCGCGCGGAGTTCGAGGAGACGCGCGATTGGATCCGGCAGAACGCCTTCGCCATCGACGATCTCGCGCCCTCTTCGTTCTACCTCACGGCCGACTCGCCGATCGGCAGGAAGCCGGAGCGGTACGGCGTCCGCGTCCGGGGGCCTCGCTCGCTCGAAGGGGAAGGGCGCTTCCGCAAGTCGCCCGATTCGCTCATGTACGACGAGATTGGTGGTCTCACCTGGGAGGAGCGCGCGCCGATGCTCGAGGAGAGCGAGATGATGCTGCGAAGCGCCTGGCTCGAGGGACGCGCTTCGCGGGGCGGGCTCGGGGGTTTTTCCCCGTCGAGCATGCTCGGCCTCCGCCGCCATTTCGAGACGAAGGCCGAGATCTACTCGTTCCTAAGCCGCTGCCGCGGCGGCGCGCACCGCCTCGAAGAAGAGGCGCGCGCCCCGGAGACGAGCGCGGAGGTCATCCCCTCGATTCTGCGCGCGTCGCTGCCCAAGCTGCTCGCGCCCCGCTGGGCCGATGCCGCCATGGCCCGTGCGTTCGCTGCGGCCTTCCGAGCGGCGGCGCCCTCGCTCGCGGTGCGCCTGCGCGAGGGCGACACCGCGCACGTCGTGCTCTGGTCCGACGGTCGATTCCTGTTTTTCCGCGGGGCCGTGCGCCGCGGGAGCGACGATCAGGTGCGCTCGTTCATGGTCGAAGAGCCCCTCGGGGCGCCTCCCCCCGAGGGGATCGCGCAGGGGTCCTCCTTCGAGGTCCTCACCTTCCGGCTCGATCCCCGGAGGCCCAGGGCGATGCCATGA
- a CDS encoding radical SAM protein, with the protein MSGFVFFREKQLALRIAAALPFHKTVAGSVRAVLAEEIRRSGSLDEVQLYFENPCAQACEFCEEPRRRGRFPSRQLASLLRRSQELGLDLVGSGALAALVDALADLAPKVPLTITGHDWTRHPRRPEILAALERRPDTRLRLQGPSLGFSSPELTRRVAALPGLEWIATTLQSSDAAEHDAMVGAPDAHAELLAALDNLKATRVPILLTVVLSRRALRTLPETLSFLSARRLPLSLQAFIPDEAMGPALNVLAPLDELRRALERAPREALGAIQSVVGVPPCAVPAPLRRKIAPAHRMKGREGTRFGAGCGTCAARGHCSGVPSGYLVALGARGMEPLASTD; encoded by the coding sequence ATGAGCGGCTTTGTCTTCTTCCGCGAAAAGCAGCTCGCGCTCCGGATCGCCGCGGCACTGCCGTTCCACAAGACCGTGGCCGGCTCCGTTCGGGCCGTGCTCGCCGAGGAGATCCGGCGCTCGGGCTCCCTCGACGAGGTGCAGCTTTACTTCGAGAACCCCTGCGCCCAGGCTTGTGAGTTCTGCGAGGAGCCTCGGCGCAGGGGCCGCTTTCCCAGCCGGCAGCTCGCGTCGCTGCTCCGCCGCTCGCAGGAGCTCGGCCTCGACCTCGTCGGCTCCGGCGCGCTCGCGGCGCTCGTCGACGCGCTCGCGGACCTCGCGCCGAAGGTCCCGCTCACGATCACCGGGCATGACTGGACGCGCCACCCGCGCCGCCCGGAGATCCTCGCTGCGCTCGAGCGCCGCCCGGACACGCGCCTCCGACTCCAGGGGCCCTCGCTCGGCTTCTCCTCGCCCGAGCTCACGCGCCGCGTCGCGGCCTTGCCTGGGCTCGAGTGGATCGCGACGACCCTGCAATCAAGTGATGCAGCGGAGCACGACGCCATGGTCGGCGCCCCGGACGCCCACGCGGAGCTGCTCGCGGCGCTCGACAACCTGAAGGCCACGCGGGTCCCCATCCTGCTCACGGTGGTGCTCAGCCGGCGCGCGCTCCGCACGCTGCCCGAGACCTTGTCGTTCCTGTCAGCGCGCCGGCTCCCGCTATCGCTCCAGGCGTTCATCCCGGACGAGGCCATGGGCCCGGCGCTCAACGTGCTCGCGCCGCTCGACGAGCTCCGCCGCGCTCTCGAGCGGGCTCCGCGCGAGGCCCTCGGCGCCATCCAGTCGGTGGTCGGGGTCCCCCCGTGCGCGGTGCCCGCGCCGCTCCGCCGGAAGATCGCCCCGGCCCATCGAATGAAAGGGCGCGAAGGAACGAGGTTCGGAGCGGGGTGCGGCACGTGCGCCGCGCGTGGCCATTGCTCGGGCGTACCGTCGGGTTACCTCGTGGCGCTCGGGGCGCGGGGGATGGAGCCCCTCGCGTCGACCGATTGA
- a CDS encoding radical SAM protein translates to MITFAFRCNIACTFCMVEDALNVLPGTSLAAFQRAVEDPSMLEGVSRIIFSGGEVTLAKDLPAYAAFARSLPGIQHVRIQTNATRLGDRRTLRTLMDAGIDEFFVSFHAPDAALYDRLVQREGSFESILAGLESIAAEGGALSTNTAIVAPNHDRLEAIVERLLPFRPQSVEFWNYWPRGDEEAQRQMSARVGDVRPHLVDALRLALRNGVPPVVKWFPRCLLGPFARYLDDAQPKALIDDAYWSREPAYSCIYEGICADAGGACSGLSHSYIEQHGWEETLLSPRRQEAGVSRPNEARVETRSLVKDAGEKRTHAAAVAAWLSQFGLAPGMELEGFRLRGAALGRGVAMLALQFERDGERVEVRLCPRDPRRPAFTRTASYDMIYARVPPALERAAQRLTESLAHTIGAQDRGGRSLPG, encoded by the coding sequence ATGATCACCTTCGCGTTCCGGTGCAACATCGCCTGCACCTTCTGCATGGTCGAGGACGCGCTGAACGTGTTGCCCGGCACCTCGCTCGCGGCGTTCCAGCGCGCCGTCGAGGATCCCTCGATGCTCGAGGGCGTCTCGCGGATCATCTTCAGCGGCGGCGAGGTCACCCTCGCCAAGGACCTGCCCGCGTATGCCGCATTTGCCCGCTCGTTGCCCGGGATCCAACACGTACGCATCCAGACGAACGCGACGCGCCTCGGCGACCGGCGGACCCTCCGCACGCTGATGGACGCGGGTATCGACGAATTCTTCGTGTCCTTTCACGCGCCGGACGCGGCACTCTACGACCGGCTGGTGCAACGCGAGGGCAGCTTCGAATCGATCCTCGCGGGCCTGGAGAGCATCGCTGCGGAGGGCGGAGCGCTGTCGACGAATACGGCCATCGTCGCGCCGAACCATGACCGCCTCGAGGCGATCGTCGAGCGGCTCCTGCCATTCCGCCCGCAATCGGTCGAATTCTGGAATTACTGGCCGCGCGGAGACGAGGAGGCGCAGCGCCAGATGTCGGCGCGCGTGGGTGACGTGCGGCCGCACCTCGTCGACGCGCTCCGCCTCGCGCTTCGGAACGGCGTCCCGCCGGTGGTGAAATGGTTTCCGCGCTGCCTGCTCGGGCCCTTCGCGCGCTATCTCGACGACGCCCAGCCCAAAGCCCTGATCGACGACGCTTACTGGTCGCGCGAGCCTGCGTATTCGTGCATTTACGAGGGGATCTGCGCCGACGCCGGAGGCGCGTGCTCGGGCCTCAGCCATAGCTATATCGAGCAGCACGGGTGGGAGGAGACCCTGCTTTCGCCGCGCAGGCAGGAGGCTGGCGTGAGCCGCCCGAACGAAGCGCGCGTCGAAACGCGCTCCCTCGTGAAGGACGCCGGAGAAAAGCGCACGCACGCGGCTGCCGTCGCGGCGTGGCTCTCGCAGTTCGGACTCGCCCCTGGCATGGAGCTCGAGGGATTCCGGCTGCGCGGCGCGGCGCTCGGGCGGGGCGTCGCCATGCTCGCGCTCCAGTTCGAGCGGGACGGCGAGCGGGTCGAGGTACGCCTCTGCCCCCGGGATCCGCGCCGCCCCGCGTTCACGCGCACGGCGAGCTACGACATGATTTACGCACGCGTGCCTCCGGCGCTCGAGCGCGCGGCGCAGAGGCTCACCGAGTCCCTCGCCCATACCATCGGCGCACAGGATCGGGGCGGCAGGAGCCTGCCTGGATGA
- a CDS encoding aromatic ring-hydroxylating oxygenase subunit alpha, protein MNDLGRVIPAVRYTSPNWLARELESVFGVAWLLAAHASEFEGAGAFTTLDIAGESILITRGGDGALRGFYNVCQHRGASLCAQSRGRAASFRCPYHHWEYGADGRLLRAPGAGSAALTDEGRPVSLRPVHCAERFGFIWISMAEAPPDLDAHLAPVATELARHRPEEYRLVSETVVEIEANWKASVDVNNEAYHLPMLHPELCDVVDARGARFVLRGDHSTVSLPIGRPGRDVSPDERASEALRGLLVRLGVKDFPIDGRIADVRLALARAFRERAAREGLDLSARSDDDLARKEQIHVFPNVQMNFLPFSLELYRHRPHPTDPSRSWFDELTFERHGSGAAPNPIRRRVRHGEHDLGPVMGADIDMLPRLQAGMRSRGFRALRLTEGELGIAHMHRVLEDWLSRGKAT, encoded by the coding sequence ATGAACGACCTCGGCCGTGTCATCCCCGCCGTGCGTTATACCTCGCCAAACTGGCTCGCGCGGGAGCTCGAATCGGTGTTCGGCGTCGCCTGGCTCCTCGCCGCGCACGCCTCCGAGTTCGAGGGCGCGGGCGCCTTCACCACGCTCGACATCGCGGGGGAGTCGATCCTGATCACGCGGGGCGGCGACGGCGCGCTGCGCGGGTTCTACAACGTCTGCCAGCACCGCGGTGCTTCGCTCTGCGCACAATCGCGTGGTCGCGCGGCATCGTTCCGTTGCCCTTACCACCACTGGGAGTATGGGGCCGACGGGCGTCTCTTGCGCGCGCCCGGCGCTGGGTCGGCAGCGCTCACGGACGAGGGGCGCCCCGTCTCCCTCCGCCCCGTGCATTGCGCCGAGCGCTTCGGTTTCATCTGGATCTCGATGGCCGAGGCGCCTCCCGATCTCGACGCCCACCTCGCGCCCGTCGCGACCGAGCTCGCCCGTCATCGACCGGAGGAATATCGCCTCGTGAGCGAGACCGTCGTCGAGATCGAGGCGAACTGGAAAGCGTCGGTCGACGTCAACAACGAGGCCTACCACCTGCCCATGCTCCACCCCGAGCTTTGCGACGTCGTCGACGCCCGCGGAGCTCGATTCGTCCTGCGCGGCGATCACTCGACCGTCTCGCTCCCGATCGGCCGACCCGGGCGCGACGTTTCGCCCGACGAGCGCGCCTCCGAGGCATTGCGAGGTCTCCTCGTGCGGCTCGGCGTGAAGGATTTTCCGATCGATGGGCGCATCGCCGACGTGCGCCTCGCCCTCGCGCGCGCCTTCCGCGAGCGCGCGGCGCGCGAGGGGCTCGACCTGTCCGCGAGATCCGATGACGATCTCGCGCGCAAGGAGCAGATCCACGTCTTCCCCAACGTGCAGATGAACTTCCTCCCCTTCTCGCTCGAGCTCTACCGGCACCGCCCGCACCCGACCGACCCCTCGCGCTCCTGGTTTGACGAGCTCACGTTCGAGCGTCACGGGAGCGGAGCCGCGCCAAACCCGATCCGCCGCCGCGTCCGCCACGGAGAGCACGATCTCGGGCCCGTGATGGGCGCCGACATCGACATGCTCCCCCGCTTGCAGGCCGGGATGCGCTCGCGCGGCTTTCGTGCCCTTCGCTTGACCGAGGGCGAGCTCGGCATCGCCCACATGCACCGCGTGCTCGAGGATTGGCTCTCGCGAGGGAAGGCGACATGA